In Cutaneotrichosporon cavernicola HIS019 DNA, chromosome: 1, one DNA window encodes the following:
- a CDS encoding uncharacterized protein (GAL4-like Zn(II)2Cys6 (or C6 zinc) binuclear cluster DNA-binding domain), producing MDALDTHTQHQHQDHGSDENALAAAQAAQAAAIHLDLNALQAESHQHDFEHHLQQSDFGHTKNDGTPHTDVDVHGLEIPVEGQDDMSLAVNDHLTLALEQHTHTHTPHHVDTQRASPYNRPPSIRKACDLCHQAKQKCSGDRPSCTRCAQGGWSCVYAPRQRRRTVPKDQKQNLNLDARGGNPYGMLGKKRKLQRDGLSIADPMDMRLAMGMALDLSLDQEDEDEALLSLTEDQMIDSIAVDGYLDDLPLQTFVNNLPYNQPQSTATTTFTSSDFPDANDASYSSEMDQHTTSALRDAIFSLNESSNAGGQNDGPVDGPDGTDQQGMESLDGQGLDPHLALLDLSHAMPVEDGNNTGTDGTGELNLGSLGAQYGSGCPHVSLVPRILALLHQHPLEPKPGSNTPLSMYVFAPLSRALRLFHSIVQCQQCVTSPSQTLPQLSLLSRTTTILTYPVPPPPPNAAGQPSAQITVHGARLAMTGISEAIEQHIVGVIWDSWRASVREIFQAFERKAQEVIQQNAQLAAEQGGQPPPSSAETQRAGLMFQAMSRLVCAMNDVERD from the exons ATGGATGCACTCGACACCCACACTCAACATCAACACCAGGATCATGGATCCGATGAGAATGCCCTCGCAGCTGCTCAAGCTGCTCAAGCTGCTgccatccacctcgacctgaACGCACTCCAGGCAGAATCTCATCAGCATGACTTTGAGCATCATCTCCAACAGTCAGACTTTGGTCACACCAAGAATGATGGTACACCCCAcaccgacgtcgatgtCCATGGACTCGAAATCCCTGTCGAGGGCCAGGATGACATGTCCCTCGCTGTCAACGACCACTTGaccctcgctctcgagcaACACACTCATACCCACACTCCCCATCACGTCGATACACAAAGAGCCAGTCCATACAATCGCCCACCATCAATCCGGAAAG CTTGCGATCTCTGCCACCAGGCAAAGCAG AAGTGCTCCGGTGACCGCCCAAGCTGCACTCGCTGTGCCCAGGGCGGATGGTCGTGCGTCTAcgctcctcgccagcgTAGGAGGACCGTCCCCAAGGACCAGAAGCAgaacctcaacctcgacgctcGCGGTGGTAACCCGTATGGCATGCtcggcaagaagcgcaagctgcAGCGCGACGGCTTGAGCATCGCCGACCCAATGGACATGAGACTCGCCATGGGTATGGCCTTGGACCTTAGCCTCGAccaggaggacgaggacgaggcccTGCTGTCACTCACCGAGGACCAGATG atcgACTCCATCGCTGTCGACGGTtacctcgacgaccttcCCTTGCAGACGTTCGTCAACAACCTTCCCTACAACCAGCCGCAGTcaacagcgacgacgacgttcACCTCGAGCGACTTCCCCGACGCAAACGATgcgtcgtactcgtccgAGATGGACCAGCACACGACCTCTGCGCTCCGCGATGCCATTTTCTCCCTTAACGAGTCGTCGAATGCTGGCGGCCAGAACGATGGGCCGGTCGACGGCCCGGACGGGACCGACCAGCAGGGAATGGAAAGCCTTGACGGCCAGGGCCTCGACCCTCACCTTGCCTTGCTCGACCTCTCGCACGCGATGCCCGTTGAGGACGGCAACAACACGGGCACGGACGGTACCGgcgagctcaacctcggcagCTTGGGAGCACAGTACGGCTCTGGGTGTCCCCACGTCTCTCTCGTCCCACGCATCCTCGCTCTGCTCCACCAGCACCCCCTCGAGCCCAAGCCAGGCTCCAACACACCTCTGTCAATGTACGTCTTCGCGCCTCTCTCGCGCGCCCTCCGCCTCTTCCACTCGATCGTCCAGTGTCAGCAATGCGTCACCTCTCCGTCCCAGACATTGCCACagctctccctcctctcgcgcACTACCACCATCCTCACGTACCCTGtaccaccacctcctcccaatGCGGCCGGCCAGCCCTCGGCGCAGATCACGGTACACGGCGCGCGCCTGGCGATGACAGGCATCAGCGAGGCGATAGAGCAGCACATTGTCGGCGTCATCTGGGACTCGTGGCGCGCCAGTGTGCGCGAGATCTTCCAAGCGttcgagcgcaaggcgcaGGAAGTCATCCAGCAGAACGCCCAACTCGCAGCCGAGCAGGGCGGCCAGCCACCACCCTCGAGTGCCGAGACGCAGCGTGCCGGTCTGATGTTCCAGGCCATGTCGCGTCTGGTGTGCGCGATGAACGATGTGGAGCGTGACTAG
- a CDS encoding uncharacterized protein (Autophagy-related protein 101) encodes MDAVNHIKLRVERSTAPAVLRALLSSIFFQRTLDAIEPATLDILDTHVAVSSTTLTSAPASAVGKAAGAPMPVETGIQREISAKVIEFTRTFVDTRQDGGEIAVVFMQRKNRKGWFAVTEALVPWEEHLITFTFVTRATQNPLPGAILQVLTFCAKHKASVPPLLGTPDQNNLSHEIILSPPPPAEFFNPPTSPRAAERLYSPRPAQDPTTTTTTATARGDLAPVFAPVPLSARSPGYERLSNSPMTAISDAGTSAMGYLGQAKDGLLAVGAKAGWRARSGQ; translated from the exons ATGGACGCAGTAAACCATATTAAACTG cgcgTTGAGCGCTCCACCGCCCCCGCGGtcctccgcgccctcctctcaTCCATCTTCTTCCAACgcacgctcgacgccatcgagcCTGCAAccctcgacatcctcgatACACATgtcgccgtctcctccacAACGCTCACGAGCGCCCCCGCCTCGGCGGTGGGCAAGGCGGCCGGCGCGCCCATGCCCGTCGAAACCGGAATCCAGCGCGAGATCTCGGCAAAGGTCATCGAGTTCACTAGGACTTTTGTGGATACCAGACAGGATGGGGGAGAG ATCGCGGTGGTCTTTATGCAGCGCAAGAATCGGAAGGGGTGGTTTGCTGTCACTGAG gcaTTGGTTCCATGGGAAGAGCATCTCATCACATTCACCTTTGTCACCCGCGCAACGCAGAACCCCCTCCCCGGCGCGATCCTCCAAGTCCTAACCTTCTGCGCAAAACACAAGGCCAGCGTCCCGCCGCTGCTTGGTACACCG gaCCAGAACAACCTCTCCCACGAGAtcatcctctcccctcctccaccagcaGAGTTCTTCAACCCTCCTACCTCCCCACGCGCCGCGGAACGCCTGTACTCTCCCCGTCCAGCTCAGGATccgacgacaacgacgaccACCGCGACAGCTAGGGGTGACCTGGCTCCAGTATTCGCGCCCGTGCCCCTCTCTGCGCGGAGCCCGGGGTACGAACGCCTCTCCAACTCGCCCATGACGGCAATTAGCGACGCGGGGACCAGCGCAATGGGGTACCTCGGGCAGGCGAAGGATGGGCTGCTCGCTGTCGGCGCCAAGGCtggttggcgagctcggagCGGCCAGTAG
- the ROT1 gene encoding uncharacterized protein (Required for normal levels of the cell wall 1,6-beta- glucan. Involved in a protein folding machinery chaperoning proteins acting in various physiological processes including cell wall synthesis and lysis of autophagic bodies) yields MRTAILVAAAAYAFGARAQDLSATNNVTSLEGTWSSNPSMSTGGSFCVPAENKFNPPNNTGISYSFTDDGFFEEAQYQFDSNGARPECIAAKLIFQHGTYELKGDSIVLHPFESDGRIQVQNACAAVSTNVYYYAETVTFKDWGITIDQSTANYKLQLNAFDGRKLAPLLLTARPPNMLPTQVLYGTNETGQAISRKRSAVFERFQKRYSGASSYSMPSLMVGLGGTLAAVVTFSLALF; encoded by the exons ATGCGCAccgccatcctcgtcgcAGCCGCCGCATACGCCTTTGGCGCACGCGCCCAGGACCTCTCAGCCACTAACAACGTCACCTCCTTGGAGGGCACATGGTCCAGTAACCCCTCAATGTCCACAGGCGGC AGCTTCTGCGTGCCCGCGGAAAACAAGTTCAACCCGCCCAATAACACTGGTATCTCGTACTCTTT CACGGACGACGGTTTCTTCGAAGAAGCGCAGTACCAGTTCGACTCGAACGGAGCCAGGCCCGAGTGCAtcgccgccaagctcatctTCCAGCACGGAACATATGAGCTCAAGGGCGACTCGATCGTCTTGCACCCCTTTGAGTCTGACGGACGTATCCAGGTCCAGAACGCATGCGCTGCCGTCTCAACCAACGTCTACTACTATGCCGAGACTGTTACGTTCAAGGACTGGGGAATCACCATCGACCAGAGCACGGCCAACTACAAGCTCCAGTTGAATGCCTTTGACGGCCGCAAGCTGgctcccctcctcctcaccgctCGCCCGCCCAACATGCTCCCCACGCAGGTCCTGTACGGCACCAACGAGACCGGCCAGGCCATCTCGCGCAAGCGTAGCGCAGTCTTCGAGCGCTTCCAGAAGCGGTACTCTGGCGCGTCGTCTTATTCGATGCCCTCCCTTATGGTCGGTCTTGGCGGGACTCTGGCAGCCGTCGTCACCTTTAGCCTGGCGCTGTTCTAA
- a CDS encoding uncharacterized protein (NTP binding protein) has product MSRQSSPELSDSELLEGLEEKFDMGAERERRMQALRNESQRLKTLNETEYGKVMTYGDEKKLIERMSKDKFVIIHFFHPDFPRCRIMDARLEELAPKHPHTLFLRASVADTPFLINKLGVQVLPCVYVFVDGKGVDRLIGFEELGQTDQFSTTALEFRLQQSGALPSGPMSLASMLGKIKKDSDDEDDDDAFRDKSRRGKVGIRNGLAFGNDDE; this is encoded by the exons ATGTCTCGGCAATCGTCTCCAGAGCTCTCAGACTctgagctcctcgagggccttGAAGAAAAGTTTGACATGGGAGCCGAGCGCGAACGGCGAATGCAAGCACTTCGCAACGAGTCTCAACGCCTTAAAACCCTCAACGAGACTGAATACGGCAAGGTCATGACCtacggcgacgagaagaagctTATTGAGCGCATGTC CAAAGACAAGTTTGTCATCATCCACTTCTTCCACCCCGACTTTCCGCGGTGCCGGATCATGGATGCGCGACTTGAAGAACTCGCCCCGAAACACCCACATACTTTGTTCTTGCGCGCCAGCGTGGCCGATACGCCATTCCTCATTAACAAATTGGGCGTGCAGGTTCTCCCTTGTGTCTATGTTTTCGTGGACGGCAAGGGGGTTGATCG CTTAATCGGCTTTGAAGAGCTTGGACAGACGGACCAGTTCTCGACAACAGCACTCGAGTTCCGCCTCCAGCAGAGTG gcgCGCTACCCTCGGGCCCCATGTCGCTCGCCAGCATGTTGGGCAAGATCAAGAAagactcggacgacgaagatgacgacgacgcgttccGCGACAAGTCTAGACGCGGCAAGGTCGGGATCCGGAACGGGCTGGCGTTcggcaacgacgacgagtag
- a CDS encoding uncharacterized protein (medium-chain-acyl-CoA dehydrogenase activity): protein MALQTRLLRSTLPRRFGSVASVATRSFSASSIRREELMDMTILSESQREVREGVKAVCDNFPDAYWRERDVSHEFPFEFHKAIADGGWLGVALPEKFGGSGLGLAEAAVMMQTITESGAGFPGAQSTHGNVYATQPLGIFGTDEQRSDLIPKIVGGEYRTCFGVTEPNVGLNTLELKTTATRLEDGSWAINGQKTWITCAQNAQVMILLARTKALEDCVKKSEGLSLFAIPVDKTQKGLEMRPIKKMGGNAVDSNEIWFDNYIVPSGSVIGGDANIGKGFKIVLHGMNSERVLIGAEALGIGYAALKKAAKYAGERVVFNRPIGQNQGVAHPLADAYMQLHAAALSVYHAANIYDQMQRGDKSVTLEAVGAAANSAKYLGAEAGYNACQRAILSMGGMGFAAEFDVERYFRESWVPRLAPISREMIMNYISERVLHLPKSY from the exons ATGGCTCTCCAAacccgcctcctccgctctACCCTTCCCCGCCGCTTCGGCAGCGTTGCCAGCgtggcgacgcggtcgttctcggcctcgtcgatccGCCGCGAAGAGTTGATGGACATGACGATCCTGTCCGAATCACAGCGCGAGGTCCGCGAAGGCGTCAAGGCCGTCTGCGACAACTTCCCCGACGCGTACTGGCGCGAGAGGGATGTGTCGCACGAATTCCCTTTCGAGTTCCACAAGGCCATCGCCGACGGCGGATGGCTCGGCGTCGCACTCCCCGAGAAGTTTGGCGGCTCCGGTCTTGGGTTAGCCGAAGCTGCAGTCATGATGCAGACCATCACAGAGTCGGGAGCCGGATTCCCAGGCGCCCAATCCACCCACGGTAACGTCTACGCGACCCAGCCCCTCGGTATCTTTGGGACGGACGAGCAGCGATCCGACCTTATCCCCAAGATTGTGGGCGGCGAGTACCGGACATGCTTTGGTGTTACCGAGCCCAATGTCGGTCTTAACACTCTCGAACTCAAGACTACGGCTACTCGGCTCGAGGATGGGTCGTGGGCTATCAACGGACAGAAGACTTGGATTACCTGTGCCCAGAATGCGCAGGTTATGATCCTGCTCGCCCGGaccaaggcgctcgaggactGCGTCAAGAAGAGCGAGGGACTTAGCCTCTTTGCTATCCCGGTCGATAAGACCCAGAAGGGGCTCGAGATGCGCCCCATCAAGAAGATGGGCGGTAATGCTGTCGACTCGAACGAGATCTGGTTCGACAACTACATTGTTCCCTCGGGCAGCGTTATTGGAGGCGACGCAAACATCGGCAAGGGATTCAAGATTGTCCTCCACGGCATGAACTCTGAGCGCGTCCTcatcggcgccgaggcgcttggTATTGGTTACGCGGCC CTCAAGAAGGCAGCCAAGTATGCCGGCGAGCGTGTCGTGTTCAACCGCCCCATCGGCCAGAACCAGGGTGTCGCCCAccccctcgccgacgcgtaCATGCAGCttcacgccgccgccctgtCCGTCTACCACGCCGCCAACATCTACGACCAGATGCAGCGCGGAGACAAGAGCGTGACCTTGGAGGCCGTCGGTGCTGCCGCCAACAGTGCCAAGTatctcggcgccgaggctggGTACAATGCGTGCCAGCGCGCTATCCTCAGCATGGGCGGTATGGGCTTCGCCGCAGAGTTCGATGTCGAGCGATACTTCCGCGAGTCTTGGGTGCCCCGCCTCGCACCGATTTCGCGCGAGATGATCATGAACTACATCTCGGAGCGGGTGCTTCACCTCCCCAAGAGCTACTAA
- a CDS encoding uncharacterized protein (DASH complex subunit Dad4) translates to MENPHESEQNVLLERIIRNVDKCDEAFNELNTCIREIIQSSASVALVSELSVNFEANTAHYLQNVKAMRGPKASNM, encoded by the exons ATGGAGAACCCCCACGAGTCGGAACAGAacgtcctccttgagcgcatCATTCGTAACGTC GACAAGTGCGACGAGGCGTTCAACGAGCTCAACACTTGTATCCGC GAAATCATCCAGAGTTCAGCGAGTGTGGCGCTCGTGTCCGAGCTCAGCGTCAACTTTGAGGCGAATACCGCACACTACCTCCAGAACGTCAAGGCTATGCGTGGGCCCAAGGCGTCCAACATGTAA
- a CDS encoding uncharacterized protein (WD40 repeats) yields the protein MSSEAASPGSDGSDFRLPSDDGGDSDDYMDDSAMQVDEPPSEDGSYDDEDDFKPASRRGRGRGRGRGARTPRGRGTGTRVARKNGGVAFTTGTPKRAPSEAFGPSTIAAVAESDLMGMPPAYREYLLSSSVVVVKGPDWKKEYYPNTGGTRVPIFPLGPVTPFTTHLKNPPNLPRLEGRLTEIEVTPDEERGSSRTEARRLASRNKAKRFGLLEPWQVWEGEGWWPEMAGGGDGPMEGWTWRSDVRLGLDNVGRGLSQNVVPSLHGETFLGKGKEVTLNLGRHDALKRVVLTTFMSAPIDNASEASTGFVFNAGGPVWGLDWCPYPERLTAQRGWTLHLAVSTLPDDTPIGGRCAPGTPGAIQIWSVPSAGDATPRCEIVLCIEGGPASDLKWMPMGGWDELDVSSPKLGIVAAVQLDGTVSFYSVPEPQALRTEARADGQVYIRAAPLLKISIPDASVTCIDWLGGTRLVTGLSNGAIAVWEVDVTNPEPPLPSSLTTIGLGPVRSVAAGRVPPTTADGQYDYTGDSVYVVSATWEGTISLTDLRDPAGTMEINRSRLPVMAVAWTSQGVTPLYADVDYMITASQLRNDGPSTHLLAPHRGPVWSIATSDYHTMIASAASDGALIISTFSLGFYRRKLAGLLYYRLYELDYDEVSGEYRMVDDFKPETSGIEEAIKHAGKKKSSAKDAQMWAPEKGDVQTIKTAAWSRNVSLHRTVWHTGGGLGSAGWLASGGYSGIVRVEAMTARLLKQ from the exons ATGTCCAGCGAGGCAGCCTCGCCGGGATCGGACGGCTCCGACTTCCGCCTGCCAAGCGATGACGGCGGTGACTCGGACGACTACATGGACGACAGCGCGATGCAAGTCGATGAGCCTCCCTCCGAAGACGGCTCctacgacgacgaggacgacttcAAGCCTGCCTCacggcgcggtcgcggtcgtggtcgaggaagaggtgcTCGCACTCccagaggccgaggaacgGGGACGAGGGTTGCGCGCAAGAACGGCGGTGTAGCCTTCACGACGGGTACTCCGAAGCGCGCCCCAAGCGAAGCGTTTGGACCGTCAACAatcgccgccgtcgccgagagCGACCTCATGGGCATGCCCCCCGCCTATCGCGAGTACCTACTCTCCTCGTCTGTTGTGGTGGTCAAAGGCCCTGACTGGAAGAAGGAGTATTATCCCAATACTGGGGGCACGCGTGTTCCTATCTTCCCATTGGGACCTGTTACGCCTTTTACAACCCACCTCAAGAAccctcccaacctccctAGATTGGAAGGGAGGCTTACCGAGATCGAAGTAACCCCGGACGAAGAGCGCGGATCGTCCCGAACCGAGGCAAGGAGGCTCGCGAGCCGGAATAAGGCGAAGCGGTTTGGACTGTTGGAACCTTGGCAGGTctgggagggagagggttGGTGGCCTGAGATGGCggggggtggggatggCCCGATGGAGGGATGGACCTGGCGTAGCGATGTGcggcttggcctcgacaaCGTTGGGCGCGGGTTGAGCCAGAACGTCGTTCCGTCCTT ACATGGAGAGACTTTCCTCGGGAAAGGGAAGGAGGTCACTCTGAACCTAGGACGACACGATGCGCTGAAGCGTGTCGTGCTCACGACATTTATGTCTGCGCCAATAG ataACGCATCAGAGGCGTCGACGGGTTTCGTGTTCAACGCCGGCGGACCAGTCTGGGGCCTGGACTGGTGCCCATATCCGGAGCGTCTTACAGCTCAACGAGGCTGGACTCTCCACCTTGCTGTGAGCACGCTGCCGGACGACACGCCCATAGGTGGTCGCTGCGCACCAGGTACCCCCGGTGCCATCCAGATTTGGTCGGTCCCATCCGCAGGCGACGCGACCCCCAGGTGCGAGATCGTGCTCTGCATCGAGGGCGGACCAGCATCCGACCTCAAGTGGATGCCGATGGGCGGGTgggacgagctcgatgtCTCGAGTCCCAAACTCGGCATCGTCGCTGCCGTGCAGCTCGACGGCACCGTGTCGTTCTACTCTGTCCCCGAGCCGCAGGCACTGCGCACCGAGGCCAGGGCGGATGGACAAGTCTACATTCGCGCCGCACCGCTGCTCAAGATCAGCATTCCCGACGCCAGCGTGACGTGCATCGACTGGCTCGGCGGTACACGCCTGGTCACCGGGCTGTCAAATG GCGCCATCGCCGTCTGGGAGGTCGACGTGACCAACCCGGAGCCACCTTtgccgtcgagcttgacgaccATCGGCTTAGGCCCTGTACGTTCTGTTGCTGCTGGTCGTGTGCCACCAACCACGGCAGATGGTCAGTACGACTACACGGGCGATTCCGTGTACGTCGTTTCGGCGACGTGGGAGGGGACGATCAGCCTCACCGACCTGCGCGACCCAGCCGGAACCATGGAGATCAACCGATCACGCC ttCCCGTTATGGCAGTTGCCTGGACGTCGCAGGGCGTGACGCCGCTGTATGCCGATGTCGACTATATGATCACTGCGTCGCAGCTCCGCAACGACGGTCCCAGCACGCATCTCTTAGCTCCGCACCGCGGCCCTGTTTGG tcCATTGCGACGTCTGACTACCACACCATGATtgcctcggcggcgtcggacGGCGCGCTGATCATCTCCACCTTCTCCCTTGGATTCTACCgccgcaagctcgccgGATTGCTCTACTACCGGCTATACGAACTCGACTATGACGAAGTGTCTGGCGAATACCGTATGGTGGACGACTTCAAGCCCGAGACGAGCGGTATCGAAGAAGCTATCAAGCATGcgggcaagaagaagagctcggccaaggacgcgcaGATGTGGGCACCGGAGAAGGGAGATGTGCAAACGATCAAGACTGCTGCTTGGAGCCGCAACGTCTCACTCCACCGGACGGTATGGCATACAGGTGGGGGTCTGGGGAGTGCAGGCTGGCTGGCAAGTGGGGGCTACAGCGGGATTGTTcgcgtcgaggccatgaCGGCACGGTTGCTGAAGCAGTGA
- a CDS encoding uncharacterized protein (galactose mutarotase-like protein) has protein sequence MTKHVSSVSPAALKEYTLSAPGIRATFIPFGARLKSLSVPDIKGVWRQVNLGYSDAQGYADEVRPSYYGAVIGRYANRIRKGTFSVDGVTSTISQNENGNTLHGGEIGYDAREWTVLSSTSTAITFSLMDYGFEGFPGTVLALAQYSVSEGKLTTVLSGYALDKPTPIMLTTHAYFNLGSDVAPTVLEDTLRVGASRVIGVDKDMIPTGEIVSPAADDALNFTVAKKVSASLPNGLDDCFVFDSNAPEDKLEWTSAATGIRMRVRTNQPATQVYSCTGCDGSAVTQLGKLESFGSLAIEPQGWIDGVNHPNWGQEHVFRPGSAPFVNVAEYIFDAPGA, from the exons ATGACCAAACACgtctcctccgtctccccagccgcgctcaaggaaTACACTCTCTCCGCGCCTGGCATTCGCGCTACGTTTATCCCGTTCGGAGCGCGTCTAAAGTCTCTCAGCGTCCCGGATATCAAGGGCGTGTGGCGCCAAGTCAACCTCGGATACAGCGATGCGCAGGGATATGCCGATGAGGTGCGGCCGAGCTACTATGGCGCGGTGATTGG CCGATACGCCAACCGAATCCGGAAGGGCACGTTCTCCGTCGACGGGGTGACGTCTACCATTTCCCAGAACGAGAACGGTAATACCCTccacggcggcgagatcggatacgacgcgcgcgagtggaccgtcctctcctccacctctaCCGCCATTACGTTCAGCCTCATGGACTATGGCTTCGAAGGGTTCCCCGGCACAGTGCTCGCCCTAGCCCAATATTCCGTCTCGGAGGGTAAACTCACCACCGTCCTCTCTGGGTATGCATTGGACAAGCCGACGCCAATCATGCTCACAACCCACGCATACTTCAACCTCGGGTCGGATGTTGCTCCCACCGTTCTGGAGGATACATTGCGAGTGGGGGCGTCGCGCGTCATTGGCGTCGACAAAGACATGATCCCCACGGGCGAGATTGTGTCTCCTGCCGCAGATGATGCCCTCAACTTCACCGTCGCCAAGAAGGTGAGCGCGTCCCTCCCGAACGGGCTGGACGACTGTTTCGTCTTCGACTCCAACGCACCCGAGGACAAGCTGGAGtggacgtcggcggccaCAGGCATCCGCATGCGCGTGCGCACCAACCAGCCCGCCACCCAGGTCTATAGCTGCACGGGATGCGACGGGAGCGCCGTTACCCAGCTTGGTAAGCTAGAGAGCTTTGGCAGCTTGGCTATCGAGCCGCAGGGGTGGATCGATGGGGTTAACCACCCCAACTGGGGACAGGAGCACGTCTTCCGGCCGGGGAGTGCGCCGTTCGTCAATGTCGCCGAGTACATCTTCGACGCACCGGGTGCCTAG
- the CWC24 gene encoding uncharacterized protein (RING-type zinc-finger) has product MSESSAAPAKPVVMFKKAGRTRPQKSSRKRSASPTAAEEPAAETTVVRPKSRSIANPLVQGSKRRRTEGEIGGLDEYDYDADDAGITRADELATRDSNWDLESLEKKGITVNEDGNIVQADDGMYRGQKGYLPTINKTNSSRDSKMKTGPIRATANIRTITLIDYQPDICTPYKNTGFCGYGDSCKFLHDRGDYLAGWQLDKLDPADPDVQEVEEEEEMLPFACIKCQKEFKDPVVTKCGHYFCMQCALDYYKKKNKCYACGARTDGIFTPAEKLLRKLKAKQERRREEKDKFDKVGSSGIDIGDGSDVSDGEEGEESAPSDGDDE; this is encoded by the coding sequence ATGTCCGAATCATCAGCTGCTCCAGCAAAGCCCGTCGTCATGTTCAAGAAGGCTGGGCGGACACGACCACAAAAATCATCGCGCAAGCGCTCTGCAtcccccaccgccgccgaggagccAGCTGCTGAGACTACCGTTGTGCGGCCCAAGTCACGCTCGATCGCCAACCCCCTTGTGCAGGGCAGtaagcggcggcggacaGAGGGCGAGATTGGTGGTCtggacgagtacgactACGATGCGGACGATGCAGGAATCACTCGAGCagacgagctcgcgacCCGCGACTCGAACTGGGACCTCGAGAGCCttgagaagaagggcatCACCGtcaacgaggacggcaacATTGTGCAGGCAGACGACGGGATGTATCGCGGACAGAAGGGATACCTGCCCACAATTAACAAGACCAACTCGTCACGAGACAGCAAGATGAAGACGGGCCCCATCCGAGCCACGGCCAACATCCGCACCATCACGCTTATCGATTACCAACCCGACATCTGCACGCCGTACAAGAACACGGGGTTCTGCGGGTACGGCGACAGCTGCAAGTTCTTGCATGACCGTGGTGATTACCTCGCTGGCTGGCAGCTCGATAAGCTCGATCCGGCCGACCCCGATGTgcaggaggtcgaggaggaggaggagatgctGCCGTTCGCCTGCATCAAGTGCCAGAAGGAGTTCAAGGACCCGGTCGTCACAAAATGCGGGCACTACTTCTGCATGCAGTGCGCTCTCGATTATtacaagaagaagaacaaGTGCTACGCGTGCGGCGCGCGGACAGACGGTATCTTCACTCCGGCTGAGAAGCTGTtgcgcaagctcaaggccaagcaggagcgccggcgcgaggagaaggacaagTTTGATAAGGTGGGGTCCAGTGGGATAGACATTGGCGACGGGAGCGACGTTAgcgatggggaggagggtgaggaaAGCGCACccagcgacggcgatgacgaGTAG